Proteins co-encoded in one Halorussus lipolyticus genomic window:
- a CDS encoding PHB depolymerase family esterase yields the protein MNLERRTLLKSLGGAVGASGAVSFAGVSAGAEGTYTSETYDGRTYKKYVPTGADGSTNVPLVVMLHGCTQSPDGFKDETQMNQVAEQENFIVIYPDQTTTADFNECWQWFNDANTTRGNGELALIKGMVDQVKSNHAIDDKRVYAAGFSAGGAFVPNLVVEYADVFAAGGVHSGLMYDVAETQSDGSTVMSSCSSGPSPAEEGQDAYDRMEDFGITRPVPTIVFHGTSDYTVYPCNGDEETERATYTNDLALDGTDDDNLDYTADNTTTGSGDSLSYTKYEYADDNGTVWVEKYKVDSMGHAWSGGASGGSYTAPGGPDASQRIWNFFSRFTLDGPDDGSGGGGGDDNAAPTASASASPTDPAVDETVSFDGSNSSDSDGSISSYEWDFGDGTTATGQTASHSYSSSGDYTATLTVTDDAGATDTDTVTISVGGGSFEGYCGTADNYTHVQQGRAWTDGSYAYAEGSDENMGLYNTYETTTLKETSEGYYEIVDSC from the coding sequence ATGAATTTGGAACGACGCACGCTGTTGAAATCTCTCGGTGGCGCAGTCGGCGCGAGTGGCGCAGTCTCCTTCGCAGGCGTCTCGGCGGGCGCTGAAGGCACCTACACGTCCGAAACCTACGACGGTCGGACCTACAAGAAGTACGTCCCGACCGGGGCCGACGGTTCGACCAACGTCCCCCTCGTGGTGATGCTCCACGGGTGTACCCAGAGTCCCGACGGGTTCAAAGACGAGACCCAGATGAATCAGGTCGCCGAACAGGAGAACTTCATCGTCATCTACCCCGACCAGACCACGACGGCCGACTTCAACGAGTGCTGGCAGTGGTTCAACGACGCCAACACGACCCGCGGGAACGGCGAGTTGGCACTCATCAAGGGCATGGTGGACCAAGTGAAGTCCAATCACGCCATCGACGACAAGCGCGTCTACGCCGCCGGGTTCTCGGCGGGCGGCGCATTCGTCCCGAACCTCGTCGTGGAGTACGCCGACGTGTTCGCCGCGGGCGGCGTCCACTCCGGTCTGATGTACGACGTGGCCGAGACCCAATCCGACGGTTCGACCGTGATGTCGAGTTGTAGCTCCGGCCCCTCGCCTGCCGAGGAGGGCCAAGACGCTTACGACCGAATGGAGGACTTCGGCATCACCCGACCGGTGCCGACCATCGTGTTCCACGGTACGAGCGACTACACGGTCTACCCCTGCAACGGCGACGAGGAGACCGAGCGCGCCACCTACACCAACGACCTCGCGCTCGACGGCACCGACGACGACAACCTCGACTACACCGCCGACAACACCACGACCGGTTCGGGCGACAGTCTGAGCTACACCAAGTACGAGTACGCCGACGACAACGGAACCGTCTGGGTCGAGAAGTACAAGGTCGATAGCATGGGCCACGCATGGTCCGGCGGCGCGTCGGGTGGCTCCTACACCGCACCCGGCGGTCCCGACGCCAGCCAGCGCATCTGGAACTTCTTCAGTCGATTCACCCTCGACGGCCCCGACGACGGGTCCGGCGGCGGTGGTGGTGACGACAACGCCGCGCCGACGGCCTCCGCGAGCGCCTCGCCGACCGACCCCGCGGTGGACGAGACAGTTTCGTTCGACGGGTCGAACTCGTCGGACTCCGACGGGTCCATCTCGTCCTACGAGTGGGACTTCGGCGACGGGACGACCGCCACGGGCCAAACTGCGAGTCACAGCTATAGCTCCTCGGGCGACTACACCGCCACGCTGACCGTCACCGACGACGCGGGCGCGACGGACACAGATACAGTCACCATCTCGGTCGGCGGCGGTAGCTTCGAGGGCTACTGCGGCACCGCGGACAACTACACCCACGTCCAGCAGGGCCGGGCGTGGACCGACGGTAGCTACGCCTACGCCGAAGGCTCCGACGAAAACATGGGCCTGTACAACACCTACGAGACCACGACGCTGAAAGAGACCTCAGAGGGCTACTACGAAATCGTGGACAGTTGCTGA
- a CDS encoding TIGR00300 family protein — protein sequence MTVARSVELEGHIIDSGMMQRCFGVVMDLGGNFDVEVFDVGKHKDEESYCRMIVQADDEDQLREILHELNQNGAHLSDPPNATLEPAPEDRVVPDGFYSTTNHPTKVRYDGEWLPVENIEMDCAVVVDPDGPRAYTKVLNAIDEDDLVVTDDAGVRVDPPERPRDSGGPFGFMQGGVSAERPSESLIRQIAEAVAETKAEGGSVLAVPGPAVVHSGAGDALARLVSEGYVDMLSAGNGFAVHDLESGRYGTSLGMNVETLENPRKGHKHHIYTISEVIRAGGIHEAVEEGLVDEGVMYECVENDVPYVLAGSIRDDGPLPDTMTDAVEAQNAIREQAHEADLVLMLATLLHSVAVGNCLPSTTRVVCVDINPATVTQLLDRGSAQAIGMVTDIGTFLPALAETILDE from the coding sequence ATGACAGTAGCAAGAAGTGTCGAACTCGAGGGACACATCATCGACTCGGGGATGATGCAACGGTGCTTCGGCGTGGTGATGGACCTCGGCGGGAACTTCGACGTCGAAGTCTTCGATGTCGGCAAGCACAAAGACGAGGAGTCCTACTGCCGGATGATAGTCCAAGCGGACGACGAGGACCAACTTCGAGAAATCCTGCACGAACTCAACCAGAACGGCGCGCACCTCTCGGACCCGCCGAACGCGACCCTCGAGCCGGCACCCGAGGACCGTGTGGTTCCGGACGGCTTTTACTCGACGACGAACCATCCGACGAAGGTCAGATACGACGGCGAGTGGCTTCCCGTCGAGAATATCGAGATGGACTGTGCCGTCGTCGTGGACCCCGACGGGCCGCGCGCGTACACCAAGGTCTTGAATGCGATAGACGAGGACGACTTGGTAGTCACTGACGACGCCGGTGTTCGAGTGGACCCGCCCGAGCGTCCCCGCGACTCGGGAGGTCCCTTCGGGTTCATGCAGGGTGGTGTCTCGGCCGAGCGGCCCTCCGAGTCGCTCATCCGGCAAATCGCCGAGGCCGTAGCCGAGACCAAGGCGGAAGGAGGGTCCGTCCTTGCAGTTCCCGGTCCCGCGGTCGTTCACTCCGGTGCGGGCGATGCGCTCGCCAGACTCGTCAGCGAGGGCTACGTCGATATGCTCTCGGCGGGCAACGGCTTTGCGGTCCACGACCTCGAAAGCGGCCGCTACGGCACGTCGCTCGGGATGAACGTCGAGACGCTCGAAAACCCCCGCAAGGGACATAAACACCACATCTACACGATTAGCGAGGTCATCCGCGCGGGCGGCATCCACGAAGCGGTCGAGGAGGGCCTCGTGGACGAGGGCGTGATGTACGAGTGCGTCGAGAACGACGTGCCCTACGTCCTCGCGGGGTCAATCCGGGACGACGGGCCGCTTCCCGATACCATGACCGACGCGGTGGAGGCCCAGAACGCAATCCGCGAGCAGGCCCACGAGGCCGACCTCGTATTGATGCTCGCCACGCTCTTGCATTCGGTCGCGGTCGGCAACTGTCTGCCTTCGACGACTCGCGTCGTCTGTGTGGACATCAATCCTGCGACCGTCACCCAACTCCTCGACCGGGGGAGCGCGCAGGCAATCGGCATGGTCACGGACATCGGGACCTTCCTCCCGGCGCTCGCCGAGACGATTCTGGACGAGTAA
- the hisD gene encoding histidinol dehydrogenase: MEVRTLPDLGPDERRAFFDRDAGVEEVRDDVRDIVSRVRDEGDVAVREFCEEFDGVSVGNLDITDEAERAYEELDDEMRETIETAAENVREFHEAQLPDDWRREFSEGRELGRRFRPLERVGVYVPGGAAAYPSSALMGIIPAKVAGVEQVAVATPPADEMNPVTLAAIHAGGADRVFNVGGAQAVAALAYGTEQIDRVQKIVGPGNKWVTAGKAEVQGDVAIDFLAGPSEVLVLADETADPRFVAADLVAQAEHDPEASVVAVTADEDTAEAIAEEVEAQLPDRERAEVAREALDSDESGVLLARSPSEAILFAEEYAAEHLSIQAEDDEDLLDRIDSAGSVFLGPYTPVAAGDYASGTNHVLPTNGLAKITGGLSVDTFLRSTTVQRLDEDALGDLSETITTLAEAEGLEAHAESVRKRFEKED; this comes from the coding sequence ATGGAAGTACGAACGCTACCGGACCTCGGACCCGACGAGCGCCGGGCCTTCTTCGACCGCGACGCGGGCGTCGAGGAGGTCCGCGACGACGTGCGCGACATCGTGTCCCGAGTCCGCGACGAGGGCGACGTGGCGGTCCGGGAGTTCTGCGAGGAGTTCGACGGCGTGTCGGTCGGCAACTTAGACATCACCGACGAGGCCGAACGCGCCTACGAGGAACTGGACGACGAGATGCGCGAGACAATCGAGACCGCTGCCGAGAACGTCCGGGAGTTCCACGAGGCCCAACTGCCAGACGACTGGCGGCGGGAGTTCTCCGAAGGGCGGGAACTCGGCAGGCGGTTCCGACCGCTCGAACGAGTCGGCGTCTACGTCCCCGGCGGGGCCGCGGCCTACCCCTCCAGCGCGCTGATGGGTATCATCCCCGCGAAGGTCGCAGGCGTCGAACAGGTCGCAGTCGCCACCCCGCCGGCCGACGAGATGAACCCCGTCACGCTGGCGGCCATCCACGCTGGGGGCGCGGACCGCGTGTTCAACGTCGGCGGTGCCCAAGCAGTCGCCGCGCTGGCCTACGGCACCGAGCAAATCGACCGCGTGCAGAAAATCGTCGGCCCCGGAAACAAGTGGGTCACCGCAGGCAAGGCCGAAGTGCAGGGCGACGTGGCCATCGACTTCCTCGCTGGTCCGAGCGAGGTCCTCGTCCTCGCCGACGAGACCGCAGACCCCCGATTCGTCGCCGCGGACCTCGTGGCGCAGGCCGAACACGACCCCGAGGCCTCGGTCGTCGCCGTCACCGCCGACGAGGACACTGCCGAGGCAATCGCCGAGGAGGTCGAGGCCCAACTCCCGGACCGCGAGCGCGCCGAGGTGGCCCGCGAGGCACTCGACAGTGACGAGAGTGGGGTCCTCCTCGCTCGCTCACCGAGCGAGGCCATCCTGTTCGCCGAGGAGTACGCCGCCGAACACCTCTCGATTCAGGCCGAGGACGACGAGGACCTCCTCGACCGAATCGACAGCGCCGGGAGCGTCTTCCTCGGTCCCTACACCCCGGTCGCGGCGGGCGACTACGCCAGCGGGACCAACCACGTCTTGCCGACCAACGGACTCGCCAAGATTACGGGCGGCCTCTCGGTCGATACCTTCCTGCGTTCGACTACGGTCCAGCGACTGGATGAGGACGCACTGGGCGACCTCTCGGAGACGATTACGACGCTGGCCGAGGCAGAAGGGTTGGAAGCGCACGCAGAAAGCGTTCGCAAGCGATTCGAGAAAGAGGACTGA
- a CDS encoding lipopolysaccharide biosynthesis protein: MASKSNDRDLAVETPDVGTPDSDAGTPNPDAARDSADERLEDALERVAHGATISVPSILVQRGLTLAFTAMLTNGFTASSYGAFALARRLQRFLLRLTLGFRSGLSRFLPNADSRAERDALATFASLLLVGVATAFGVGLFLAAPVVTRIASEGAQFELVLRIFAVGLPAGVWLFTVTEILRGIEAVGPLNLTFRVGFPTAQLVAGALAVVVFRDLAAAAVGVLLSMGVVGVGGAMWLARERDFRPRVRGPDAARLRRKYLSFTLPLFVGGFATTTQRLGFYPLIAVYLSSVAGGVFAIGVLLGTLVRLPLMGINQFIPPVAAALNEEDHREALKRLYHVTSRLVLVGVTGLAIPVVVYRESVMALFGPTYVEYAPLLPGFIVAQYAACAAGSVGILLKMTDNQRALLVVNVVITAFLAVTAIPLTTRFGLPGLVVGYVLMLTVNNGLEVVVLYYLEGLQPFTRLHTAPLVAAVPLATVALVAKTAIPGPVGPVVGTAGGLVAYAKSLAALGFTPVEHRLAETLVGRYRAAFAGRWPLSGR; encoded by the coding sequence GTGGCCTCCAAATCGAACGACCGGGACCTCGCCGTGGAGACGCCGGACGTGGGGACACCGGATTCCGACGCGGGAACGCCGAACCCCGACGCGGCGCGCGACTCCGCCGACGAGCGACTCGAAGACGCGCTGGAACGAGTCGCCCACGGCGCGACGATTTCGGTCCCGTCGATTCTCGTCCAGCGCGGACTGACCCTCGCGTTCACCGCGATGCTGACCAACGGATTCACGGCGAGTTCCTACGGGGCATTCGCACTGGCCCGGCGACTCCAACGGTTCCTCCTCAGACTCACGCTCGGGTTCCGGAGCGGACTGAGCCGATTCCTTCCCAACGCGGATTCGCGGGCCGAGCGGGACGCGCTGGCGACGTTTGCGAGTCTGCTGTTGGTCGGGGTTGCGACCGCGTTCGGGGTCGGCCTGTTTCTGGCGGCCCCGGTGGTGACTCGGATAGCGAGCGAGGGCGCGCAGTTCGAGTTGGTCCTGCGAATCTTCGCGGTCGGCCTGCCCGCGGGGGTCTGGCTGTTCACCGTCACCGAGATTCTGCGCGGCATCGAGGCGGTCGGCCCGCTCAACCTCACCTTTCGAGTCGGGTTCCCGACCGCTCAGTTGGTCGCGGGCGCACTCGCCGTCGTCGTCTTTCGGGACTTGGCGGCGGCCGCGGTGGGAGTTCTGCTGTCGATGGGGGTTGTCGGAGTCGGCGGGGCAATGTGGCTCGCTCGGGAGCGAGACTTTCGTCCTCGGGTCCGGGGTCCCGACGCGGCCCGACTCCGGCGCAAGTACCTCTCGTTCACGCTCCCCCTGTTCGTCGGCGGGTTCGCCACCACGACCCAGCGGTTGGGGTTCTACCCGCTCATCGCGGTGTACCTGTCGAGCGTCGCGGGCGGGGTGTTCGCCATCGGGGTGCTGTTAGGGACGCTGGTCCGACTCCCACTGATGGGCATCAACCAGTTCATCCCGCCGGTCGCGGCGGCGCTCAACGAGGAGGACCACCGGGAAGCCCTCAAACGGCTCTACCACGTCACGAGCAGGCTGGTGCTGGTCGGGGTGACGGGACTGGCGATTCCGGTCGTCGTCTACCGGGAGTCGGTGATGGCGCTGTTCGGACCGACCTACGTCGAGTACGCCCCGCTCCTGCCGGGGTTCATCGTCGCCCAGTACGCGGCGTGCGCCGCGGGGTCGGTCGGGATTCTTCTCAAGATGACCGACAACCAGCGGGCGCTGTTGGTGGTCAACGTGGTGATTACCGCGTTTCTGGCCGTGACCGCGATTCCGCTGACCACGCGGTTCGGCCTGCCGGGACTGGTGGTGGGATACGTGCTGATGTTGACGGTGAACAACGGACTGGAGGTCGTCGTGCTGTACTACCTCGAAGGGCTTCAACCGTTCACGCGCCTGCACACTGCGCCGCTGGTCGCGGCGGTCCCGCTGGCGACGGTGGCGCTCGTGGCCAAGACGGCGATTCCGGGTCCGGTCGGGCCGGTCGTCGGGACCGCTGGGGGACTGGTCGCCTACGCGAAATCGCTCGCCGCGCTCGGGTTCACGCCGGTCGAGCATCGACTGGCAGAGACGCTGGTCGGTCGCTACCGGGCGGCGTTCGCGGGCCGGTGGCCACTCTCCGGGCGGTAG
- a CDS encoding DUF5816 domain-containing protein, with translation MDETTTEDGQTVYVSRDEGDRGSKGPFFVVYSDEDRGNRYGYLCGNCERIDNAMDPMGRIECNVCGNVRKPTEWDAAHE, from the coding sequence ATGGACGAGACCACGACGGAGGACGGACAGACGGTGTACGTCTCCCGCGACGAGGGCGACCGGGGTTCGAAGGGACCTTTCTTCGTCGTCTACAGCGACGAGGACCGCGGGAACCGGTACGGCTACCTCTGCGGGAACTGCGAGCGCATCGACAACGCGATGGACCCGATGGGTCGCATCGAGTGCAACGTCTGTGGCAACGTCCGGAAGCCGACCGAGTGGGACGCCGCCCACGAGTAG
- a CDS encoding dodecin, with protein MVFKKITLIGTSEESFDAAADDAIERAEQTLNNVKWVEVDELGVEIANAPDREYQAEVTVAFELEE; from the coding sequence ATGGTTTTCAAGAAAATCACGCTCATCGGGACGAGCGAGGAGAGTTTCGACGCCGCCGCGGACGACGCCATCGAGCGCGCCGAACAGACGCTGAACAACGTCAAGTGGGTCGAGGTGGACGAGTTGGGGGTCGAAATCGCCAACGCGCCGGACCGCGAGTACCAAGCCGAGGTCACGGTGGCCTTCGAGTTGGAGGAGTAG
- a CDS encoding pyridoxal-phosphate-dependent aminotransferase family protein has protein sequence MVEKPDVGELTPPDRTLMGPGPSEVHPRVLRAMSTPLVGHLDPSFIEIMNEVQDLLRYTFRTDNKWTIPVSGTGSAAMEAAIGNVVEPGDTMLVPTNGYFGGRMEEMASRAGGEVVHVDAPWGEPLDPADVADAMDEHQPDVFGFVHAETSTGVLQPQVSELTSVAHDHDALVIADTVTSLGGVELKVDDWGIDVAYSGPQKCLSCPPGAAPLTLNDRAMDKVLSRDEDARSWYLDLSLLEGYWGDDRSYHHTAPITNVYALREALRLVAEEGIEDRWARHRENAEALKAGVEAMGAEMNAPDEYWLPSLNAVRVPEGVTDTDVTEYLIDQYDLEIATGLGDLEGDIFRIGCMGYSSRAETISYLMGALGDALNKQGADVDVDAGLAVTAEKLGER, from the coding sequence ATGGTGGAGAAACCGGACGTTGGCGAGTTGACACCCCCGGACAGGACGCTGATGGGTCCCGGACCGAGCGAGGTCCACCCGCGGGTACTCCGGGCAATGAGTACCCCGCTGGTCGGCCACTTGGACCCCTCGTTCATCGAAATCATGAACGAGGTCCAAGACCTCCTGCGGTACACCTTCCGAACCGACAACAAGTGGACGATTCCGGTCTCGGGCACCGGGTCCGCGGCGATGGAGGCCGCAATCGGCAACGTCGTGGAACCCGGCGACACGATGCTGGTCCCGACCAACGGTTACTTCGGCGGTCGGATGGAGGAGATGGCGTCGCGCGCGGGCGGCGAAGTCGTCCACGTTGACGCCCCGTGGGGCGAACCCTTGGACCCGGCCGACGTGGCCGACGCGATGGACGAACACCAACCCGACGTGTTCGGGTTCGTCCACGCCGAGACCAGTACGGGGGTCCTCCAGCCCCAAGTGTCCGAACTTACCAGCGTGGCCCACGACCACGACGCCCTCGTGATTGCCGACACCGTGACTTCGCTCGGCGGCGTCGAACTGAAGGTAGACGACTGGGGCATCGACGTGGCCTACTCCGGCCCCCAGAAGTGCCTCTCGTGTCCGCCGGGCGCGGCCCCGCTGACCCTCAACGACCGCGCGATGGACAAGGTGCTGTCCCGCGACGAGGACGCTCGCTCGTGGTATCTCGACCTCTCCCTGCTGGAAGGGTACTGGGGCGACGACCGGTCGTATCACCACACCGCCCCCATCACGAACGTCTACGCGCTCCGCGAGGCCTTGCGGCTCGTCGCCGAGGAGGGCATCGAGGACCGGTGGGCGCGCCACCGGGAGAACGCCGAGGCCCTCAAAGCGGGCGTCGAGGCGATGGGCGCGGAGATGAACGCGCCCGACGAGTACTGGCTTCCGAGCCTCAACGCCGTCAGGGTCCCCGAGGGTGTGACCGATACGGACGTGACCGAGTATCTCATCGACCAGTACGACCTCGAAATCGCCACCGGACTCGGCGACTTGGAGGGCGACATCTTCCGCATCGGCTGTATGGGCTACTCGTCGCGCGCCGAGACCATCTCGTACCTGATGGGCGCGCTCGGTGACGCGCTCAACAAGCAGGGTGCTGACGTGGACGTAGATGCCGGCCTCGCTGTGACGGCCGAAAAACTGGGCGAACGCTGA
- a CDS encoding HesB/IscA family protein — protein sequence MSTDTAPKGDPTTKIEVTEEAAEEALSLLEGEELDTDIAGLRLFVQQGGCAGLSYGMRFDEEAEEDDTIYEHHGLRVFVDPASMNYIEGSVVDYEDGLQGEGFHVDNPNVVSECGCGESFRT from the coding sequence ATGAGTACCGATACCGCCCCGAAGGGCGACCCCACGACGAAAATCGAGGTGACGGAGGAGGCCGCCGAGGAAGCCCTCTCGCTGTTGGAGGGCGAGGAGTTAGACACCGACATCGCCGGACTCCGCCTGTTCGTCCAACAGGGCGGGTGTGCCGGCCTCTCCTACGGGATGCGCTTCGACGAGGAGGCCGAGGAGGACGACACCATCTACGAGCATCACGGCCTCCGGGTGTTCGTGGACCCCGCGAGCATGAACTACATCGAGGGGAGCGTCGTGGACTACGAGGACGGCCTGCAAGGCGAAGGCTTCCACGTGGACAACCCGAACGTGGTCAGCGAGTGCGGGTGCGGCGAGAGCTTCCGGACGTAA
- a CDS encoding metal-dependent hydrolase — translation MMVGHAMLAFAVATAVAMRRWPSERALAFGIAAGAFAAVPDVDMFYAVVGLAQAGVGGVWEMTEAFWGSSHLVHRAVTHSLVVGIIGTAGFVGSVTDRWRPISGLLLAGLTAVAFAESGLLGGIVMLVFAVTGVAVAVALARATDLGPRALVSAALVGLLSHPFGDLFTGAPPRFLYPFDVRLLTERVVLLADPTLNLLAVFGVELATIWLAGYVYLRATDRRVFAHIDTRAAVGVAYAIAAITMPAPTMEVSYHFVFSILAVGMVGVAPHLLPSRSVLSAEWDEGVTWVLTGLTAVSVAGLTYTLVYVIYPFP, via the coding sequence ATGATGGTCGGCCACGCGATGCTGGCGTTCGCCGTCGCCACCGCCGTCGCCATGCGGCGCTGGCCTTCCGAGCGGGCGCTGGCGTTCGGCATCGCGGCGGGCGCGTTCGCCGCCGTGCCGGACGTTGACATGTTTTACGCCGTGGTCGGCCTCGCGCAGGCCGGCGTCGGCGGCGTCTGGGAGATGACCGAGGCCTTCTGGGGGAGTTCCCACCTCGTCCACCGCGCAGTGACCCACTCGCTGGTCGTCGGAATCATCGGCACGGCGGGGTTCGTCGGGAGCGTCACCGACCGCTGGCGGCCGATTTCGGGACTGCTCCTCGCGGGACTGACGGCCGTGGCGTTCGCCGAGAGCGGTCTCCTCGGCGGAATCGTCATGCTCGTGTTCGCCGTCACCGGCGTCGCCGTGGCGGTGGCGCTGGCGCGGGCGACCGACCTCGGTCCTCGGGCGCTGGTCTCCGCGGCGCTGGTCGGCCTGCTGAGCCACCCGTTCGGCGACCTGTTCACGGGAGCGCCGCCCCGGTTCCTCTACCCGTTCGACGTTCGCCTCCTGACCGAGCGCGTGGTTCTCCTCGCGGACCCGACGCTCAACCTGCTGGCGGTGTTCGGCGTCGAACTGGCGACGATTTGGCTCGCGGGGTACGTCTACCTCCGGGCGACCGACCGACGGGTGTTCGCCCACATCGACACCCGCGCCGCGGTCGGGGTCGCCTACGCCATCGCCGCGATTACGATGCCCGCGCCGACGATGGAGGTTTCGTACCACTTCGTGTTCTCCATTCTGGCGGTCGGGATGGTCGGAGTCGCGCCCCACCTGCTTCCGTCGCGGTCGGTCCTCTCGGCCGAGTGGGACGAGGGCGTGACGTGGGTGCTGACCGGCCTCACCGCGGTCAGCGTCGCCGGCCTGACCTACACGCTGGTCTACGTGATTTATCCCTTCCCGTGA
- a CDS encoding DUF7116 family protein, whose product MATVSTPPIEQARTIFDDLGYSVSGDGDEFRAERKWRVVRVTALTDSDETPDDGELRCFVTWKEYASDLRARLRRTDPEYEWAIIGVRDCGDYEVLRAPPSGAAAV is encoded by the coding sequence ATGGCCACTGTTAGCACACCGCCCATCGAGCAGGCGAGGACCATCTTCGACGACTTGGGCTACTCCGTCTCCGGTGACGGTGACGAGTTCCGAGCCGAGCGAAAATGGCGGGTCGTGCGTGTCACGGCTCTGACCGATTCGGACGAGACGCCGGACGACGGCGAACTGCGCTGTTTCGTAACGTGGAAAGAGTATGCGTCCGACCTCCGAGCGCGACTTCGGCGGACCGACCCCGAGTACGAGTGGGCCATAATCGGGGTCCGAGACTGTGGCGACTACGAGGTGCTTCGCGCGCCGCCGAGCGGGGCCGCCGCGGTTTGA
- a CDS encoding alpha/beta hydrolase family esterase, with the protein MNYDRRTFIKSAGSAIGTASVLGGAGSAAASGSYTNHYYSGFDYWKYVPDGVGAGDPLVVMLHGCSQTADQFREETRMNAVADREGFAVIYPDQYNARNGALCWNWYYDANTTRGDGEAAVIAGMTQETVDAEGLDPERVYIAGLSAGAAMVPNMLAEYADIYAAGGVHSGLEYDAAETSYGGTTAMTYGGPDPQDQGTQAYNAMEYYGITSNLPTMVIHGTDDTTVYPINGHQAAEQATQTNDLATDDADDDGTDYTADVVTDGTSESYNYTTYDYHDENGETIVKKMMVDGMGHAWSGGVSGGEYTAPGGPDASQLLWNFFEGRTRSE; encoded by the coding sequence ATGAACTACGACAGACGAACCTTCATCAAGTCGGCCGGAAGCGCAATCGGCACAGCAAGCGTCCTCGGCGGTGCCGGTTCCGCCGCGGCCTCGGGGTCGTACACGAACCACTACTACAGCGGTTTCGACTACTGGAAGTACGTCCCGGATGGAGTCGGCGCGGGCGACCCGCTCGTGGTGATGCTCCACGGGTGTTCCCAGACCGCAGATCAGTTCCGCGAGGAGACCCGGATGAACGCGGTGGCCGACCGTGAAGGCTTCGCCGTCATCTATCCTGACCAGTATAACGCCAGAAACGGCGCGCTGTGCTGGAACTGGTACTACGACGCGAACACGACGCGGGGAGACGGCGAGGCCGCGGTTATCGCCGGGATGACCCAAGAGACCGTAGACGCCGAAGGGCTGGACCCCGAGCGCGTCTACATCGCTGGTCTGTCGGCGGGCGCGGCGATGGTCCCGAACATGCTCGCGGAGTACGCAGACATCTACGCCGCGGGCGGCGTCCACTCCGGACTGGAGTACGACGCGGCCGAAACCTCCTACGGCGGGACGACCGCCATGACCTACGGCGGTCCCGACCCCCAAGACCAAGGCACGCAAGCCTACAACGCGATGGAGTACTATGGCATCACCAGCAACCTCCCGACGATGGTGATTCACGGCACCGACGACACCACCGTCTATCCCATCAACGGGCATCAGGCCGCCGAACAGGCCACCCAGACCAACGACCTCGCCACCGACGACGCCGACGACGACGGCACCGACTACACCGCCGACGTCGTGACTGACGGCACCTCCGAGTCCTACAACTACACGACCTACGACTACCACGACGAGAACGGCGAGACGATAGTCAAGAAGATGATGGTGGACGGCATGGGCCACGCGTGGTCCGGCGGCGTGTCGGGCGGCGAGTACACCGCGCCGGGCGGTCCCGACGCGAGCCAGCTTCTCTGGAACTTCTTCGAAGGCCGAACGCGGAGTGAATAA